From Diospyros lotus cultivar Yz01 chromosome 4, ASM1463336v1, whole genome shotgun sequence, a single genomic window includes:
- the LOC127799444 gene encoding uncharacterized protein LOC127799444, producing the protein MSGNDLEERKMQPSSNSSAPKVDPGKPAPLTFQQKLNYDDTVPPEFALTLREKMHMALFILRLKQHLKEETAKGRVPLADLFTRQVTVHHGIPLGGIGSGSIGRSIKGEFQRYQLFPAKCEDGAVLTNQFSVFVSRPNGVKYSTVLCPERSEVSKKGTGSGIESWDWNLDGERCTYHALYPRAWTVYDGQPDPELSITCRQISPFIPHNYKESSFPVAVFSFTLSNSGKSAADVTLLFTWANSVGGDSEFSGHHFNSKIMMKDGIHGVLLHHRTANGHPPVTFAIAAEETPEVHVSTCPCFSISGDSQEITAKDIWNEIKEHGSFDHLKCSQDSKPSEPGSSIGAAIAASLTVPPGTARTATFSLAWACPEVRFPSGKAYHRRYTKFYGTHGEAAASIAHDAILEHAHWESQIESWQKPTMEDKRLPEWYPMVLFNELYYLNAGGTIWTDGLPPMQSLATIGERKFTLDNSRLMFDKTIKIPHQNDTAVEILGRMSSTLERVHGPIASNSASGTSLLQNGGENIGQFLHLEGTEYHMWNTYDVHFYSSFALLMLFPKLELSIQRDFAMAVLMHDPTKMKIMSNGKWVPRKVLGAVPHDIGLNDPWIEVNAYNFFDTDRWKDLNSKFVLQVYRDVVATGDKSFAQAVWPSVFIAMAYLDQFDNDGDGMIENGGFPDQTYDAWTVSGVSAYCGGLWVAALQAASAMAREVGDIASADYFWARFQKAKVVYSELWNGSYFNYDNGSSHSSQSIQADQLAGNWYARASGLLPIADEDKVRSALEKVYKFNVLKVKGGTCGAVNGMLPDGRVDMSALQSKEIWAGVTYSVAASMIQEEMMEMAFQTASGVYEVAWSPKGLGFSFQTPEGWTPDCQYRSPTYMRPMAIWAMQWALTKPKLFSQETEVEVGNGPIQDVQHAGFAKVAQLLKLPEQDDSKSFAQLVLDYIYKILPV; encoded by the exons ACAGAAATTGAATTATGATGATACTGTTCCTCCAGAGTTCGCCTTAACTTTGCGAGAAAAGATGCATATG gCTTTATTCATTTTAAGGCTTAAGCAGCATCTGAAAGAAGAAACTGCTAAAGGAAGG GTTCCTTTAGCTGATCTTTTCACCAGGCAGGTCACAGTACATCATGGTATTCCTCTAGGTGGTATTGG TTCAGGAAGCATTGGAAGAAGTATCAAAGGCGAGTTCCAACGCTATCAGCTTTTCCCTGCAAAATGTGAAGATGGCGCTGTTCTAACAAACCAATTCTCA GTTTTTGTTTCACGCCCAAATGGAGTCAAATATTCTACTGTACTGTGCCCTGAGAGGTCAGAAGTGTCCAA AAAAGGTACAGGTTCAGGCATTGAATCATGGGACTGGAACCTTGATGGAGAGAGATGCACATATCATGCTCTGTATCCAAGAGCATGGACTGTGTATGATG GTCAACCTGATCCAGAACTCAGTATCACTTGTCGTCAGATTTCACCATTCATTCCCCACAATTATAAGGAGAGCAGCTTCCCTGTGGCAGTATTTTCATTCACG CTTTCAAATTCAGGAAAATCTGCTGCTGATGTCACCTTGCTTTTCACATGGGCT AATTCAGTAGGCGGGGACTCAGAATTTTCTGGTCATCACTTCAATTCAAAGATTAT GATGAAAGATGGCATACATGGAGTACTTCTGCATCACAG AACTGCAAATGGACACCCTCCAGTCACTTTTGCAATTGCTGCTGAAGAGACACCTGAAGTTCATGTCTCAACATGTCCTTGCTTCTCAATATCTGGAGATTCCCAGGAAATTACAGCAAAAGACATATGGAATGAGATAAAGGAG CATGGGTCATTTGACCACCTCAAGTGCAGTCAAGATTCCAAGCCTTCAGAACCAGGGTCATCTATTGGAGCTGCCATAGCAGCCTCTCTGACTGTTCCTCCTGGTACAGCCCGTACTGCCACATTCTCACTAGCGTGGGCCTGCCCTGAAGTAAGGTTTCCTAGTGGAAAGGCTTATCATAG GCGGTACACAAAATTTTATGGCACTCATGGGGAGGCAGCAGCAAGCATTGCACATGATGCTATCCTTG AGCATGCCCATTGGGAGTCTCAGATTGAATCTTGGCAGAAGCCAACTATGGAGGATAAAAGGCTTCCTGAATG GTACCCCATGGTCCTTTTCAATGAGCTCTATTACCTTAATGCAGGGGGGACAATCTGGACAG ATGGATTGCCTCCAATGCAAAGCCTTGCAACCATTGGCGAGAGGAAATTTACCCTTGATAACTCCAGACTCATGTTTGACAAAACAATTAAGATTCCCCACCAAAATGACACTGCTGTTGAAATTCTAGGGAGGATGTCATCCACACTTGAACGGGTACATGGTCCAATAGCATCAAACTCTGCTTCTGGGACCAGTTTGCTTCAAAATGGAGGAGAGAACATTGGTCAGTTCCTTCATCTGGAAGGGACTGAATATCATATGTGGAACACTTATGATGTCCATTTTTATTCATCTTTTGCTCTCCTAATGCTATTCCCAAAACTTGAATTAAGCATCCAAagagattttgcaatggcagtACTAATGCATGATCcaactaaaatgaaaattatgagCAATGGAAAGTGGGTGCCACGTAAGGTTCTTGGTGCTGTTCCCCATGATATTGGTCTGAATGATCCATGGATTGAAGTAAACGCATACAACTTTTTCGATACGGACAGATGGAAGgatttgaattcaaaatttgttCTTCAAGTTTATAGAGATGTGGTTGCTACTGGTGATAAAAGTTTTGCACAAGCTGTTTGGCCCTCTGTGTTTATTGCAATGGCTTATTTGGATCAGTTTGACAATGACGGTGATGGGATGATTGAGAATGGAGGATTTCCTGATCAGACATATGATGCATGGACTGTTAGTGGTGTGAGTGCATATTGTGGTGGCCTCTGGGTTGCAGCTCTCCAAGCTGCTTCAGCCATGGCACGTGAAGTTGGTGATATTGCTTCTGCTGATTACTTCTGGGCTAGGTTTCAGAAAGCAAAGGTTGTATACAGTGAATTATGGAACGGTTCCTACTTTAATTATGACAATGGCAGCAGTCATTCAAGTCAATCCATTCAGGCTGATCAATTGGCTGGAAATTG GTATGCAAGAGCCAGTGGTCTTCTACCAATTGCGGATGAAGATAAAGTAAGGAGTGCACTTGAGAAAGTTTACAAGTTTAACGTGTTAAAGGTAAAGGGAGGGACATGCGGGGCAGTCAATGGAATGCTACCGGATGGAAGAGTTGATATGTCTGCTTTGCAGTCAAAAGAGATTTGGGCGGGGGTTACGTATTCGGTTGCCGCTTCTATGATTCAGGAGGAGATGATGGAAATGGCTTTCCAGACTGCGTCTGGAGTCTACGAAGTGGCATGGTCCCCGAAGGGTCTTGG attttcttttcaaaccCCGGAAGGCTGGACCCCGGATTGCCAGTACAGATCGCCGACTTACATGCGCCCGATGGCTATCTGGGCGATGCAGTGGGCTCTTACAAAGCCAAAGCTCTTCAGTCAGGAGACCGAAGTTGAAGTGGGCAATGGCCCAATTCAAGATGTGCAGCATGCAGGGTTTGCTAAAGTTGCGCAGCTTCTCAAGTTGCCAGAACAGGACGATTCTAAAAGCTTTGCACAGTTAGTGCTTGATTACATTTATAAGATATTGCCTGTTTGA
- the LOC127800259 gene encoding uncharacterized protein LOC127800259 isoform X1 — protein MAEEEIVAAPSPVPLDHKRKHEELEPGAPKPPAADSDEDASQEKPEPVENADEGEGKEEAPVADDDSDESEAKRPRLEQNSDGLVVTENGVEKIDKPVDKEADQPTEENKSKIEIDQQPAEDDPETVNMEEAPAGEHQKEEIQQSSTENQIDNSQPLPPAEVLKESSVEQEPVSDGKPTSRKMEVPNTKVGVLIGKAGDTIRFLQINSGAKIQITRDVDADPSSSSRAVELIGTLESISKAEKLIKDVIAEAEAGGSPALVARGFNSVQAAGAAEQILMQVPNEKVGLIIGKGGETIKSLQTRSGARIQVLMPQHVAEGEQCKERTVRVSGDKKQIEIARDMIKEVMSQPARPSLSGGYNQQVFRPRGPAGQPQWGPRGYPAQAGYDYQQRGPYQSQNSQYPPQAYGNYPPQQVAARGSFGPGWEQRPSSMMQGATPQSGGYDYYGGQGHMSGAPTSIPLSNPVPAHGSGPSTAMGPHSHANYNYGQPHAPEYGQPAPYSQSGPPPQGYVHGYNETKYENQAASHPPYSGYGGSQPGVYPQGTHPGYAQDQYGKPPSYGMPPLGPPSQHYGQPRASQPGDILYQGPVSSTQPYGQTAPSQQGYPYSSGPMQQQSYPPYGSSTTDGYNQMQPPSGSAPVYPQQGGQPISGYGQPGGPQALGYAQGGPTGGYMSSYPSSQPGYTEQPAPQNNLGYGYQGAADPGYVSAPGSAYGAPPTGQAGYAQPAQTQPGYDQSVPQSGGYGNVAGGAPVGHGKSLSPQSGYPQYDSTQMYGAQR, from the exons ATGGCTGAGGAAGAGATTGTGGCTGCGCCAAGCCCTGTCCCGCTGGATCATAAGAGAAAGCATGAAGAGTTGGAGCCGGGAGCTCCAAAACCGCCCGCCGCCGACTCAGACGAGGACGCGAGCCAGGAGAAACCCGAACCGGTCGAGAATGCTGATGAGGGCGAGGGTAAGGAGGAGGCGCCTGTTGCCGATGATGATTCCGACGAGTCCGAAGCGAAACGGCCTCGTTTGGAGCAGAACTCCGATGGATTAG TAGTTACTGAGAATGGGGTGGAGAAGATTGACAAGCCTGTGGATAAGGAAGCTGATCAGCCTACtgaagagaataagagcaagATTGAAATTGATCAGCAACCAGCTGAGGATGATCCAGAAACGGTGAATATGGAGGAAGCTCCTGCTGGCGAACACCAGAAAGAGGAGATCCAGCAATCATCTACTGAGAATCAGATTGACAATTCACAGCCCCTCCCGCCAGCAGAGGTGCTCAAGGAATCCTCAGTAGAACAAGAACCTGTATCAGATGGAAAACCCACGTCAAGGAAGATGGAGGTTCCTAATACAAAG gttggagttctcATTGGCAAGGCTGGGGATACAATTCGGTTTCTGCAAATCAATTCGGGTGCCAAGATTCAGATTACTAGAGATGTTGATGCTGATCCTTCTTCGTCCTCTAGGGCTGTGGAACTAATAGGAACTTTGGAAAGCATAAGCAAAGCTGAGAAACTTATAAAAGACGTTATAGCTGAG GCTGAGGCTGGGGGGTCCCCTGCCCTTGTGGCCAGGGGGTTCAATTCTGTGCAGGCTGCTGGAGCTGCAGAACAAATTCTTATGCAAGTTCCAAATGAGAAG GTTGGTCTAATCATAGGCAAAGGTGGTGAGACTATTAAAAGCCTACAGACAAGATCAGGGGCACGCATTCAGGTA TTAATGCCTCAACATGTTGCTGAAGGGGAGCAATGTAAAGAAAGGACAGTTCGTGTCTCTGGTGATAAGAAGCAGATTGAGATAGCACGAGACATGATAAAAGAAGTTATGAGTCAG CCTGCGAGGCCATCTCTTTCTGGCGGTTATAATCAGCAGGTGTTTCGTCCACGTGGACCTGCTGGTCAGCCACAATGGGGACCCCGAGGTTATCCTGCACAAGCTGGCTATGATTACCAGCAGAGGGGGCCATATCAATCTCAGAATTCACAATATCCTCCTCAAGCATATGGTAATTATCCACCCCAACAAGTGGCTGCAAGAGGCAGCTTTGGTCCAGGATGGGAGCAAAGGCCTTCATCGATGATGCAAGGAGCCACACCCCAGAGCGGTGGTTATGACTATTATGGCGGGCAGGGTCATATGTCTGGTGCTCCAACATCCATCCCACTATCTAATCCTGTTCCTGCCCATGGTTCTGGTCCTTCCACTGCTATGGGCCCACATTCGCATGCAAATTACAATTATGGGCAACCACATGCTCCGGAGTATGGGCAGCCAGCTCCATACTCCCAATCTGGACCTCCTCCACAGGGCTATGTCCATGGATACAATgagacaaaatatgaaaatcaggCGGCCAGTCATCCTCCTTACAGTGGATATGGAGGTTCACAACCAGGGGTCTACCCTCAAGGAACACATCCAGGCTATGCTCAGGACCAGTATGGTAAGCCACCATCTTATGGCATGCCGCCACTTGGACCTCCTTCCCAACATTATGGCCAGCCTCGGGCTAGTCAACCAGGTGATATACTGTATCAAGGTCCTGTCTCGTCAACCCAGCCTTATGGTCAAACTGCACCATCTCAACAGGGGTACCCATATTCAAGTGGGCCAATGCAGCAGCAATCTTACCCTCCATATGGTTCATCTACTACTGATGGGTACAATCAGATGCAGCCTCCCTCGGGTTCTGCCCCAGTATATCCCCAGCAAGGCGGTCAGCCTATTTCAGGATATGGTCAGCCTGGGGGACCGCAGGCTCTTGGATATGCTCAAGGAGGTCCTACTGGAGGTTATATGTCTTCTTACCCATCTTCACAACCAGGTTACACTGAGCAGCCAGCACCTCAAAATAATTTAGGCTATGGCTACCAAGGTGCTGCAGACCCTGGCTATGTCAGTGCTCCTGGTTCGGCTTATGGTGCACCACCGACCGGGCAAGCTGGTTATGCTCAACCAGCTCAAACACAACCAGGCTATGATCAATCTGTTCCACAGTCAGGTGGTTATGGAAATGTAGCAGGAGGTGCGCCTGTCGGTCATGGGAAAAGTTTGTCACCCCAATCAGGCTATCCCCAGTATGATTCAACTCAGATGTATGGAGCCCAGCgctga
- the LOC127800259 gene encoding uncharacterized protein LOC127800259 isoform X2: protein MAEEEIVAAPSPVPLDHKRKHEELEPGAPKPPAADSDEDASQEKPEPVENADEGEGKEEAPVADDDSDESEAKRPRLEQNSDGLVVTENGVEKIDKPVDKEADQPTEENKSKIEIDQQPAEDDPETVNMEEAPAGEHQKEEIQQSSTENQIDNSQPLPPAEVLKESSVEQEPVSDGKPTSRKMEVPNTKVGVLIGKAGDTIRFLQINSGAKIQITRDVDADPSSSSRAVELIGTLESISKAEKLIKDVIAEAEAGGSPALVARGFNSVQAAGAAEQILMQVPNEKVGLIIGKGGETIKSLQTRSGARIQLMPQHVAEGEQCKERTVRVSGDKKQIEIARDMIKEVMSQPARPSLSGGYNQQVFRPRGPAGQPQWGPRGYPAQAGYDYQQRGPYQSQNSQYPPQAYGNYPPQQVAARGSFGPGWEQRPSSMMQGATPQSGGYDYYGGQGHMSGAPTSIPLSNPVPAHGSGPSTAMGPHSHANYNYGQPHAPEYGQPAPYSQSGPPPQGYVHGYNETKYENQAASHPPYSGYGGSQPGVYPQGTHPGYAQDQYGKPPSYGMPPLGPPSQHYGQPRASQPGDILYQGPVSSTQPYGQTAPSQQGYPYSSGPMQQQSYPPYGSSTTDGYNQMQPPSGSAPVYPQQGGQPISGYGQPGGPQALGYAQGGPTGGYMSSYPSSQPGYTEQPAPQNNLGYGYQGAADPGYVSAPGSAYGAPPTGQAGYAQPAQTQPGYDQSVPQSGGYGNVAGGAPVGHGKSLSPQSGYPQYDSTQMYGAQR from the exons ATGGCTGAGGAAGAGATTGTGGCTGCGCCAAGCCCTGTCCCGCTGGATCATAAGAGAAAGCATGAAGAGTTGGAGCCGGGAGCTCCAAAACCGCCCGCCGCCGACTCAGACGAGGACGCGAGCCAGGAGAAACCCGAACCGGTCGAGAATGCTGATGAGGGCGAGGGTAAGGAGGAGGCGCCTGTTGCCGATGATGATTCCGACGAGTCCGAAGCGAAACGGCCTCGTTTGGAGCAGAACTCCGATGGATTAG TAGTTACTGAGAATGGGGTGGAGAAGATTGACAAGCCTGTGGATAAGGAAGCTGATCAGCCTACtgaagagaataagagcaagATTGAAATTGATCAGCAACCAGCTGAGGATGATCCAGAAACGGTGAATATGGAGGAAGCTCCTGCTGGCGAACACCAGAAAGAGGAGATCCAGCAATCATCTACTGAGAATCAGATTGACAATTCACAGCCCCTCCCGCCAGCAGAGGTGCTCAAGGAATCCTCAGTAGAACAAGAACCTGTATCAGATGGAAAACCCACGTCAAGGAAGATGGAGGTTCCTAATACAAAG gttggagttctcATTGGCAAGGCTGGGGATACAATTCGGTTTCTGCAAATCAATTCGGGTGCCAAGATTCAGATTACTAGAGATGTTGATGCTGATCCTTCTTCGTCCTCTAGGGCTGTGGAACTAATAGGAACTTTGGAAAGCATAAGCAAAGCTGAGAAACTTATAAAAGACGTTATAGCTGAG GCTGAGGCTGGGGGGTCCCCTGCCCTTGTGGCCAGGGGGTTCAATTCTGTGCAGGCTGCTGGAGCTGCAGAACAAATTCTTATGCAAGTTCCAAATGAGAAG GTTGGTCTAATCATAGGCAAAGGTGGTGAGACTATTAAAAGCCTACAGACAAGATCAGGGGCACGCATTCAG TTAATGCCTCAACATGTTGCTGAAGGGGAGCAATGTAAAGAAAGGACAGTTCGTGTCTCTGGTGATAAGAAGCAGATTGAGATAGCACGAGACATGATAAAAGAAGTTATGAGTCAG CCTGCGAGGCCATCTCTTTCTGGCGGTTATAATCAGCAGGTGTTTCGTCCACGTGGACCTGCTGGTCAGCCACAATGGGGACCCCGAGGTTATCCTGCACAAGCTGGCTATGATTACCAGCAGAGGGGGCCATATCAATCTCAGAATTCACAATATCCTCCTCAAGCATATGGTAATTATCCACCCCAACAAGTGGCTGCAAGAGGCAGCTTTGGTCCAGGATGGGAGCAAAGGCCTTCATCGATGATGCAAGGAGCCACACCCCAGAGCGGTGGTTATGACTATTATGGCGGGCAGGGTCATATGTCTGGTGCTCCAACATCCATCCCACTATCTAATCCTGTTCCTGCCCATGGTTCTGGTCCTTCCACTGCTATGGGCCCACATTCGCATGCAAATTACAATTATGGGCAACCACATGCTCCGGAGTATGGGCAGCCAGCTCCATACTCCCAATCTGGACCTCCTCCACAGGGCTATGTCCATGGATACAATgagacaaaatatgaaaatcaggCGGCCAGTCATCCTCCTTACAGTGGATATGGAGGTTCACAACCAGGGGTCTACCCTCAAGGAACACATCCAGGCTATGCTCAGGACCAGTATGGTAAGCCACCATCTTATGGCATGCCGCCACTTGGACCTCCTTCCCAACATTATGGCCAGCCTCGGGCTAGTCAACCAGGTGATATACTGTATCAAGGTCCTGTCTCGTCAACCCAGCCTTATGGTCAAACTGCACCATCTCAACAGGGGTACCCATATTCAAGTGGGCCAATGCAGCAGCAATCTTACCCTCCATATGGTTCATCTACTACTGATGGGTACAATCAGATGCAGCCTCCCTCGGGTTCTGCCCCAGTATATCCCCAGCAAGGCGGTCAGCCTATTTCAGGATATGGTCAGCCTGGGGGACCGCAGGCTCTTGGATATGCTCAAGGAGGTCCTACTGGAGGTTATATGTCTTCTTACCCATCTTCACAACCAGGTTACACTGAGCAGCCAGCACCTCAAAATAATTTAGGCTATGGCTACCAAGGTGCTGCAGACCCTGGCTATGTCAGTGCTCCTGGTTCGGCTTATGGTGCACCACCGACCGGGCAAGCTGGTTATGCTCAACCAGCTCAAACACAACCAGGCTATGATCAATCTGTTCCACAGTCAGGTGGTTATGGAAATGTAGCAGGAGGTGCGCCTGTCGGTCATGGGAAAAGTTTGTCACCCCAATCAGGCTATCCCCAGTATGATTCAACTCAGATGTATGGAGCCCAGCgctga
- the LOC127800259 gene encoding uncharacterized protein LOC127800259 isoform X3 — MAEEEIVAAPSPVPLDHKRKHEELEPGAPKPPAADSDEDASQEKPEPVENADEGEGKEEAPVADDDSDESEAKRPRLEQNSDGLVTENGVEKIDKPVDKEADQPTEENKSKIEIDQQPAEDDPETVNMEEAPAGEHQKEEIQQSSTENQIDNSQPLPPAEVLKESSVEQEPVSDGKPTSRKMEVPNTKVGVLIGKAGDTIRFLQINSGAKIQITRDVDADPSSSSRAVELIGTLESISKAEKLIKDVIAEAEAGGSPALVARGFNSVQAAGAAEQILMQVPNEKVGLIIGKGGETIKSLQTRSGARIQVLMPQHVAEGEQCKERTVRVSGDKKQIEIARDMIKEVMSQPARPSLSGGYNQQVFRPRGPAGQPQWGPRGYPAQAGYDYQQRGPYQSQNSQYPPQAYGNYPPQQVAARGSFGPGWEQRPSSMMQGATPQSGGYDYYGGQGHMSGAPTSIPLSNPVPAHGSGPSTAMGPHSHANYNYGQPHAPEYGQPAPYSQSGPPPQGYVHGYNETKYENQAASHPPYSGYGGSQPGVYPQGTHPGYAQDQYGKPPSYGMPPLGPPSQHYGQPRASQPGDILYQGPVSSTQPYGQTAPSQQGYPYSSGPMQQQSYPPYGSSTTDGYNQMQPPSGSAPVYPQQGGQPISGYGQPGGPQALGYAQGGPTGGYMSSYPSSQPGYTEQPAPQNNLGYGYQGAADPGYVSAPGSAYGAPPTGQAGYAQPAQTQPGYDQSVPQSGGYGNVAGGAPVGHGKSLSPQSGYPQYDSTQMYGAQR; from the exons ATGGCTGAGGAAGAGATTGTGGCTGCGCCAAGCCCTGTCCCGCTGGATCATAAGAGAAAGCATGAAGAGTTGGAGCCGGGAGCTCCAAAACCGCCCGCCGCCGACTCAGACGAGGACGCGAGCCAGGAGAAACCCGAACCGGTCGAGAATGCTGATGAGGGCGAGGGTAAGGAGGAGGCGCCTGTTGCCGATGATGATTCCGACGAGTCCGAAGCGAAACGGCCTCGTTTGGAGCAGAACTCCGATGGATTAG TTACTGAGAATGGGGTGGAGAAGATTGACAAGCCTGTGGATAAGGAAGCTGATCAGCCTACtgaagagaataagagcaagATTGAAATTGATCAGCAACCAGCTGAGGATGATCCAGAAACGGTGAATATGGAGGAAGCTCCTGCTGGCGAACACCAGAAAGAGGAGATCCAGCAATCATCTACTGAGAATCAGATTGACAATTCACAGCCCCTCCCGCCAGCAGAGGTGCTCAAGGAATCCTCAGTAGAACAAGAACCTGTATCAGATGGAAAACCCACGTCAAGGAAGATGGAGGTTCCTAATACAAAG gttggagttctcATTGGCAAGGCTGGGGATACAATTCGGTTTCTGCAAATCAATTCGGGTGCCAAGATTCAGATTACTAGAGATGTTGATGCTGATCCTTCTTCGTCCTCTAGGGCTGTGGAACTAATAGGAACTTTGGAAAGCATAAGCAAAGCTGAGAAACTTATAAAAGACGTTATAGCTGAG GCTGAGGCTGGGGGGTCCCCTGCCCTTGTGGCCAGGGGGTTCAATTCTGTGCAGGCTGCTGGAGCTGCAGAACAAATTCTTATGCAAGTTCCAAATGAGAAG GTTGGTCTAATCATAGGCAAAGGTGGTGAGACTATTAAAAGCCTACAGACAAGATCAGGGGCACGCATTCAGGTA TTAATGCCTCAACATGTTGCTGAAGGGGAGCAATGTAAAGAAAGGACAGTTCGTGTCTCTGGTGATAAGAAGCAGATTGAGATAGCACGAGACATGATAAAAGAAGTTATGAGTCAG CCTGCGAGGCCATCTCTTTCTGGCGGTTATAATCAGCAGGTGTTTCGTCCACGTGGACCTGCTGGTCAGCCACAATGGGGACCCCGAGGTTATCCTGCACAAGCTGGCTATGATTACCAGCAGAGGGGGCCATATCAATCTCAGAATTCACAATATCCTCCTCAAGCATATGGTAATTATCCACCCCAACAAGTGGCTGCAAGAGGCAGCTTTGGTCCAGGATGGGAGCAAAGGCCTTCATCGATGATGCAAGGAGCCACACCCCAGAGCGGTGGTTATGACTATTATGGCGGGCAGGGTCATATGTCTGGTGCTCCAACATCCATCCCACTATCTAATCCTGTTCCTGCCCATGGTTCTGGTCCTTCCACTGCTATGGGCCCACATTCGCATGCAAATTACAATTATGGGCAACCACATGCTCCGGAGTATGGGCAGCCAGCTCCATACTCCCAATCTGGACCTCCTCCACAGGGCTATGTCCATGGATACAATgagacaaaatatgaaaatcaggCGGCCAGTCATCCTCCTTACAGTGGATATGGAGGTTCACAACCAGGGGTCTACCCTCAAGGAACACATCCAGGCTATGCTCAGGACCAGTATGGTAAGCCACCATCTTATGGCATGCCGCCACTTGGACCTCCTTCCCAACATTATGGCCAGCCTCGGGCTAGTCAACCAGGTGATATACTGTATCAAGGTCCTGTCTCGTCAACCCAGCCTTATGGTCAAACTGCACCATCTCAACAGGGGTACCCATATTCAAGTGGGCCAATGCAGCAGCAATCTTACCCTCCATATGGTTCATCTACTACTGATGGGTACAATCAGATGCAGCCTCCCTCGGGTTCTGCCCCAGTATATCCCCAGCAAGGCGGTCAGCCTATTTCAGGATATGGTCAGCCTGGGGGACCGCAGGCTCTTGGATATGCTCAAGGAGGTCCTACTGGAGGTTATATGTCTTCTTACCCATCTTCACAACCAGGTTACACTGAGCAGCCAGCACCTCAAAATAATTTAGGCTATGGCTACCAAGGTGCTGCAGACCCTGGCTATGTCAGTGCTCCTGGTTCGGCTTATGGTGCACCACCGACCGGGCAAGCTGGTTATGCTCAACCAGCTCAAACACAACCAGGCTATGATCAATCTGTTCCACAGTCAGGTGGTTATGGAAATGTAGCAGGAGGTGCGCCTGTCGGTCATGGGAAAAGTTTGTCACCCCAATCAGGCTATCCCCAGTATGATTCAACTCAGATGTATGGAGCCCAGCgctga